The nucleotide sequence acacacacacacacacacacacaaacacacctgagAATATTGATCAAGCAAACAGATTCACAGAAGCTcttctttatatctattatcagtaaaatataaaaaaaaaatcatttcaaccCCAAACCGACAggcatgatacatacatacccactttgagtttactttattaattgtttttacacttaTAATGGCTCCATTTgcattaagtcaccaatgagccgatTATGACTACTACTTGTCTCActtgttcacccttttccttgattttcgaaaatatttaatgttttctTATTTAGCCACTACTAATGtcagtaacattatagtaattaaaatatatataataaaaataacaccatcgacactattttttaaaaattgcttttcccacaaattcaaggaaaggtgatatcaggtaaggtcacatgagcttctaattaactcctttgtggctagagCCATCTAGGCAGAGACATCATTTTTCCATTAGGTTAACAATATTACAGATACTACTCCTGTAACAAACCAAATGATTGGACTTTTAAAAGAATATTTGTACTTCCTCTTAAGAAGATATCTTAGTGTAGTATTTAGGAGTTTCATGCTTACAGCAATATGATTTACCTCACTATCACCTTCGATTACTGATGACTGCTCCTAACCTTCTCAGACCTGAAACAAGAGTGCAGGTCTTAAaagattatcattcatatataaaaaaggcTGAAAATTGGTTTATTTTGAATAGAAAACTGGATATTTTTATCTATTGGAAAAAAGTGTATATtccacataaaaatacaaaagtcCAAACAAAATACAGCTTTTCCTTTCTCAGAAAttccttttaattatcttttatgtaatgtataatacAATGGAGGTAAAAATCCCttaaaaacatataattatttagTTCTTTACAAGTCATCACACAATATTCAACACAAAGAGACTAATAAAACTTTCTGAATATACATAATTTGATATTCATGTGAATATCACAAAATCTGTAACAAATTTGAAACAAAGGAAATGCTCTGGCACCTTCTTGCAATTCTTCTTCAGGTACAGAGAAGAGAATCCTGAACCACCCTGGTTCAGAGCAGTGGAACTTGGTACCTGGGATGATGCTCACTCCAGCATACAGGAAGGCCCGGCACAATTCTGCCAATAGAGTAGCTACATTTATTCCTTAGTTCATGTAAAGAATATAAATGCTcaccataaaaaatataaatactgacATTTTTAATAAATGTTGCTTAGCTATTCCTGTTTACTGATAAACAAGCAGTACATTACACAGAGCTTTGAAGGATGGAATATTTTACCTTAGTTTAATTAAATGCAGTATTTTTCATGtatcacatttatttttctaCATTTAATTAAAtgcatctatctaattattttaaTATGTAGATACAAAGGTGAAAGATTATATGCACATAATAAAATGCAACTGGGATCAACTTTTGCTGTGAGAGATATATAGTTGCTATAAAGAACAATATTTCCACAGGTAACACTACATTTATATTTTCCACAATCCATTGGGTACATAACCATTTACCTCTCATACTACACTATGCTTACCATACTCGGCTTCCACAGTAGGCTCAGTGAGGAAGGGCTGAAAGTTTGCCCAGAGGAAAAAGGCTCCTTTGGCTTCTAGCACTTGGATCTGGAGCTCCTCCATCATGTCACAAGCCCTTGCATATGCTTCAGCCAGTTTCTTTCTGCTTGAGTCAAGGAAGTTGTCACACCAAACTGTGTGGAACAAAATATTCATGGTAGATTTTCATAAGCTGAAACCCCTTCAAATAATTTCTCACTTAGATATAGCTTTATTACAGACAAAAGTAAAAAGCAGATAATTAGCATATTTTTAAACACCCTTTTTAGGACTGTTAGATAATTGAAAGGAAGTACTGGGAATTAAAATAAGGATTTAAATCTTTTAGAATTAATAAACCTCACTATATTTCTCTTAGTTTTAAACATAcgccataatcataataaattctGAGCACAACCTAAACAACTTATGAGATTTCATAACTACTAAAAATCTGGCCAACAACCAGCAAATGTCAGACAAATCACTGTGTTAATTTTTATGTCATGCTTCAAAATTTACCTGTGTCACTGATCATGGTGGCTACAGCATGCTGAGTTTGCTGTGATGTCGAGTGGTAGTGAGAACGAAGTTTAAGCTTGGTCAACAACTGCGGATTCACAGTGTGAATTAGTCCCATTCGTAACCCAGCAATGCAGAAATCCTGTAAAAAGACGAAAAGTTAACAAACTCCATTTTCATAAGTAATTTTACTTGTTTTAACATAAAGATGTTTTAAATATTCAAAATGAATAAGGCACACATTCAACATacttataatatttttgtaatccATAAATATCGTACTTTACTGAATCCCCAAAACACATGAGTCCTATGGGGGTCAGGCAGATCTTCAAGAGCCAGGAGACTAGTAAAGGTAACATCACTGGCAAAGACGGAAAATGCAAAGATCTCATCTACCACAACATGGACTTCATAcctaaaaatgcaaaataaaaataatcaggatGCAATTTATACAAACTTCAGAATATTACAGTTAtatgacaaaacaagaaaaacatgaTTAACAACTGGGGAAACATGAAATAAGAAAAGATTCTACCTAGCACAGATCTCTAAGATGGCCCTGAGGAAACTTGGTGTCATCACTTGGCCAAGCGGGTTCTGAGGGTTGGCCAGGACACAggctctcacacactcaccctcactctgTGCTTCTACTATGCTTCCCTCCACCTGTTCAGGTGTTAGCTCAAAGTTGTTCTGCAAAAAAATATAGTATCTGTTATCAGGTACACTGCTAACTGTTAACATTGTTAACAATCATAAAATATTTCTGAATTATTTGATGTAATTTATATTTCCTGTTACTagctaataaatacatacaataaatgcTGAGACTGCTTGTAAGGCAGGCCCTTTCAACTATAAAAACACACTATTGGCTGCAATATATGAAAATGGTGATCAAGTAAGCTTACATTCTGTGTGGTAACCATGTGAACAATTCTAGCTCCAGCATCCTCGAAGTTGGTTTTTATCCGATGATATATAGGCGATGGAGAGAGCACCACATCCCCTGGGTTACAGAGGGAACGTGCGAGGCTTTCCATACAGGCAGTGACTCCTGGCATGATAATGAGCTACAACAGAagaatgttaatattataatacaCTTGTTTCAACTCTAGAACATCACAATACTTTACATGTCTTATTCAAATACTACATCTACATACCTTCTGTTAAAACAGTTACTTGCTGCTTACACAATCATAAGACCATTTGGGGGATAATCTCACACTGCTTACATGGTCTGGATGGACGGCCTCCATGGGGAAATGCTGTCGTGTCAGGAATGTAGCACAAGCCTCTCGCATCTCCTTGGTGCCATGAGAAGGAGAATACAAGAGGTGCTTTTTCTTCAAGGTTGAGCAATCATCTCGGTGTAGCCTCTCCAGCACGTCATCTACCAGAATGCGGTTAACAGCCTGGGACAGCACAATGATACCCTGTTGGGATATTaagtatacaaaaataaataataaagacagacaaaaagacagacaggcaatgagagatagacaaagacaactacagagagagaggctgagaaagagacagaaagagaatgaaagagagagagagagagagagagagagagagagagagagagagagagagagagagagagagagagagagagagagagagagagagagagagagagagagagaatgaaagagagagagagagagagagagagagagagagagagagagagagagagagagagagagagagagagagagagagagagagagagagagagagagagacagacagagacagagacagagacagacagagacagagacagacagagacagagacagagacagagacagagacagagacagagacagagacagagacagagagacagagagacagagagacagagagacagagagacagagagacagagagacagagagacagagacagagacagagacagagacagagacagagagacagagacagagacagagacagagacagagacagagacagagacagagacagagacagagacagtgagacagagagacagagatacagacagagagacagacagagacagacagagagacagatagacagagccagacagacacagacagagacaaagagacagagacagagagagacagagagagacagagccagagagagacagagagagacagagccagagagagacagagacagacagagacaggcagagacagacagagacagacagagacagacagagagagagacagagagtcagagagacagagagagagagagagagagagagagagaaaaagagagagagagagagagagagagagaaaagagagagagagagagaaaagagagagagagagagagagagagagagagagagagagagagagagagagagagagagagagagagagagagagagagagagagagagagagagagagagagagagagagagagagagagagagagaagagagagagagagagagagagagagagagagagagagagagagagagagagagagagagagagagagagagacagacagacagacagacagacagacagacagacagacagacagacagacggacggacagacagacagacagagagacagacagacacacagacagacacacagacacacagacacacagacagacacagagagacagacagacagacagactgacagacagacagagattgacagaaagacaggagacagatagacagacaaccagacagacagagagatagacagatagacacacacactgacagacagacagaagacaaacagatggacagacagacagattgacggacagagattgacagaaagacaggagacagatagacagacaaacagacagacagatagatagacaaacagacagacagatagacagacagacagacagacagacagacagacagacagacagacagacagacagacagacagacagacagacagacagacagacagactgactgacagacagacagacagagattgacagaaagacaggagacagatagacagacaaccagacagacagagatacagacagatagacacacacacatacacaaagacaaagaaagagactgacagagaatgagagagagagagagagagagagagagagagagagagagagagagagagagagagagagagagagagagagagagagagagagagagagagagagagagggggggggggggggagagagagagagagagagagcagcgaccTCTGCAAAAATGCTTTACTGTATTGATTTCGGTTTGGTTTAGTTGGATCCATTCGAACCTTGCAATATTCGCGAAATATGCGTACCGAGCGACGTTCACCTACTTTGCAATTTACTGTGGCACTAATGCACTAGATTtcagcatatattgtatatattttcacgTACACTCAGTATCTGTACTATTTCACGTATTATGTCACTATACAAAAGTACAAAAGTAGATGATCCTACAATTATAACTTTATTGTACTTCCCATCACAACTTCGCCTGAAATCTTGTAGTAACTTTTCAATTTCCCCAAAAACATTCCTTTGACTTACTTCTGGGTTGTGTTCTTTGTCGTAGACATTTCCCTCAATATGattccttatttcctcctctaGTACTGCCAGAGACATTTTGTGTGATATCTTCTCCAAAAATGCGAAACTCTACTCGTGGCCCCTGCTATGGTTACTGGCACGTGCGTCCGAATGCGTCGGCTGGGACTTTGTTCCGTCCAAACAATATGTTTTGAGTTTGTGTGAGATTGCGAAATTTACTCTTGGTATCATCAAATGGtaggaagatgtgtatatattatatatatatatttcatataattgcTAAAACTTGATTATATATGAAATCGTGTACTTCCTCACACTTACTATAATGTTGCATATGAACCTGTGAGAATGAGTTGCCACTGCGTCTTTTCTTGCGTGGCGGCGACGATGCGAGAAACGATGTCCTGTAATGACGGGATCCGCTGAGGAATTATGGAATGCGTTGTGTAATTTAGTGAAAGGAATGTGTTGGCAAAATAGGACAGGAATCTAACGCATCAGGTTACAACAAACTCTGGTTGAATCCCCCGTACTAGCCATTGCGAACGATatccaaataaaaataatgttacctTTTCTTTATAATTCCATAACTGTGCAAAGTTTAAATTCATTTCAACAAAAGATCTTGTCTTGATGAAGTCCTTTGTTTTCAAAGATATGACGGTTGCTTGGCGAATGGCGGGCGTGCATTGACAAACAGtacaatgatgtaataataaattCAAGCAATACTAGATAATCGATAGGTTTGCCGCCTTACTGGATAGCCTGCCGTCTGCATCTGTCTGTgctctactacacacacacacacacacacacacacacacacacacacacacacacacacacacacacacacatacacatacatacatatatatatatatatatatatatatatatatatatatatatatatatatataagtatgtacatatatatttatatattcatatacaattatttatatatatatgaatattaaatatacgtatatatatatatatgtgtgtgtgtaaatatgtactagatatatataaatatatataaatatatataaatatatatataaatatatataaatatatatataaatatatataaatatatatatataaatatatatatatattcatatgcataatatatatatatatgtgtgtgtgtgtgtgtgtgtgtgtgtgtgtatctgtgtgtgtaaatatgcgtgtatatgtgtgtgtatgtatgtgtgtgtatatatatatatatatatatatatatatatatatatatatgtatacatatacatatatatatgaaatatacacacgcatttgtttatatatatatatatatatatgtactttctcACTGACATCTCTCTTgttgacatacatatgtgtacatgtgtgtatatgtatgagtgcgtgtgagtatgtatatgtgtatgtatatatatatatatatatatatatatatatatatatatatgtatatatatattcatatatatatatatatattcacctcagagatgggagcacaagctgaaccagccgaaaTAGCTGCTGCTCTCACAACCAGAGCCCAAAATCCAAGCTAAATGGGCAGTCCAAAACGACCTAGGCCAGAGACTCTGCGGTTGCAGTAGCGCCACCTTTGggaaggtcgagtgaggaggcggagaagacag is from Penaeus chinensis breed Huanghai No. 1 chromosome 36, ASM1920278v2, whole genome shotgun sequence and encodes:
- the LOC125044794 gene encoding probable inactive 1-aminocyclopropane-1-carboxylate synthase-like protein 2; translation: MSLAVLEEEIRNHIEGNVYDKEHNPEGIIVLSQAVNRILVDDVLERLHRDDCSTLKKKHLLYSPSHGTKEMREACATFLTRQHFPMEAVHPDHLIIMPGVTACMESLARSLCNPGDVVLSPSPIYHRIKTNFEDAGARIVHMVTTQNNNFELTPEQVEGSIVEAQSEGECVRACVLANPQNPLGQVMTPSFLRAILEICARYEVHVVVDEIFAFSVFASDVTFTSLLALEDLPDPHRTHVFWGFSKDFCIAGLRMGLIHTVNPQLLTKLKLRSHYHSTSQQTQHAVATMISDTVWCDNFLDSSRKKLAEAYARACDMMEELQIQVLEAKGAFFLWANFQPFLTEPTVEAEYELCRAFLYAGVSIIPGTKFHCSEPGWFRILFSVPEEELQEGLRRLGAVISNRR